Sequence from the Catenuloplanes indicus genome:
AGTGGAAGGGCGAGGTGCGCCCGCTGATCGAGGGCGAGAACGAGGACCTGTTCGTGCGCACCTCGGACTTCTGGCAGCGGTGGCTGAGCCAGTGCAAGTACCGCGGGCGCTGGCGGGAGACCGTGCAGCGTTCCGCGCTCGCGCTGAAGCTGCTGGTCTACCACCCGACCGGCGCGCTGGTGGCGGCGCCGACCACGTCGCTGCCGGAGGAACTGGGCGGCATCCGGAACTGGGACTACCGGTACGCATGGCTGCGCGACGCCGCGTTCACCATCTACGCGCTGATGCGGCTGGGCTTCCTGGAGGAGGCGGCCGCGTTCATGGACTGGGTGCAGAAACGCTGCGAGGAAGCGGACCGGGACCGGGAACGTGACCTCATGATCATGTACGCGGTGGACGGCAGCCCGGAGATCCCCGAGTTCACGCTCGACCATCTGGAGGGCTACCGCGGTTCCGCGCCGGTCCGGATCGGCAACAACGCGGTCAACCAGCGGCAGATCGACGTGTACGGCGAGCTGATGGACTCGGTCTACCTCTACAACCGCGAGGTGCCGATCTCGTACGACCTGTGGATTCACCTCTCCAAGCGGCTCGACTGGCTGGCCAGCCACTGGCAGGAGCCGGACGAGGGCATCTGGGAGATCCGCGGCCCGCGGCAGCGGTTCACCTACTCCGCGCTGATGACCTGGGTGGCGTACGACCGGGCCTGCCGGGTGGCCCGGGACCGCGGCCTGCCGGCACCGATCGAGCGGTGGCGCAAGCTCGGCAACCAGGCGTACCGGTTCGTGCAGAACTCCTGCTGGGACCGGGACATCGGCGCCTACGTGATGCACCCGGGCAGCAAGCTGCTGGACGCGTCCGTGCTGGTCATGCCGCTGGTCAAGTTCTCCGGCCCGACCGATCCGCGGTTCCTGTCCACGCTGGACCGGATCTCGTCCGAGCTGGCCTCGGACAGCCTGGTCCACCGGTACGCGCACACCGGCCACGACGGGCTGGCCGGCCAGGAGGGCACGTTCAACCTCTGCTCGTTCTGGTACGTCGAGGCGCTCACCCGAGCCGGCCGGGTCCGCGAGGCCCGGATGATCTTCGAGAAGATGCTGACGTACGCAAACCACGTCGGCCTGTTCGCGGAGGAGATCGGCCCGTCCGGCGAGCAGCTGGGCAACTTCCCGCAGGCGTTCACGCACCTCGCGCTGATCTCCGCGGCCGTCAACCTGGACGCCGCGCTGGACCGGTAGCCGACGCCGAAGACGCCGGCCCGGCGGCCGGCGTCTTCCACGGGTCAGGCGCTCATGATCCGGCCGACGTTCTCCGGCGAGAGGTACTCGCCGATCGGTGTGCTGCCCTGGAGCGCGCCGAAGAAGCGCGTGCTCTCCGCCGGGTCGGACGCGATCTTCGCGAACAGCGCGGCCTGCTCCGGCGGTGGCGGTTCCATCGAGGCCAGGCCCACGGTCATCTGCAGGTACGGCAGGAAGCGCTCGTCGCGGACGGTCTGGTACTCCGCGAGCGCGTCCGCCATCGGCCGCTCCCCGGTCAGGCCCGCGTGCACGGCCGCGGCCAGCCACTCCGCCGACAGGAACGCGTCCATGATGCCGGCCGCCATGCACGGGTCCTTGTGGTAGCCGGCGTCGCCGACCAGGGCCCAGCCGTCGCCGTATGCCTCGCGCAGGAAGTTGGGCACGTCCGCGGTGCCGCGGATCCGCTCGGTGCGCGCGCCGTTCGCCACCCGCTCGGCCAGGCCGGGCACGCGTGCGATCGCGGCCGCGTAGTTGCCCTCGACGTCCGCGCGGAAGTCCGGGAAGTCCGCGATCGGGCAGGCCACGAACACCACCGCGGTACCGTCGTTGGTCGGGAACACCACCACCGTACGGTCGCCGAGGTTGTAGATCTCCGCGCCGTCCCGCGAGACGCCGGTGTAGTACGCGTAGTAGCCCGCGGTGAGCGCCGGCGTGTCCGCGTAGGCCTTCGCCCCGACCGCCTTCGCGACCGTGGAGTGCAGGCCGTCCGCGCCGATCACGATGCGGGCCCGCGCGACCGCGCCGTCCCGGGTGCGCACACCGGTGACCGTGCCGTCCTCGATCAGGACCTCCGCCACGCCGGTGCCGGTGCGCACCTCCGCACCGGCGTCCCGGGCCGCGCCGACCAGGATCTCGTCCAGCGCGGTGCGGCGCACGCAGTACGGGGACGTGGCGCCCTCGAACGGCGGCGGCTGGCCGACGATCGCGAACGGCCCGAAGTCCATGGTGAACGTCGTGTGCGGGGGCGCACCGGTCGCGACCACCGCGTCGTGCAGGCCCCACCGCTTGAGCGCGGCCATCGCGGGAACGTGCATCAGGTGCGTCGACAGGGTGTCGCTCGGGAACGTGGCCTTGTCCAGGAGAAGAACGCTGTGCCCCTGACGGGCCAGCAACATGGCGGTCGGCGAGCCCGCGGTGCGCGCGCCGACGACGATCGCGTCATACATGATCCCACCGTGGTGGACCGCGACCGGTGCGTCAACGAGGTGACCGGCTGTCCGTTCGGCCGATGTTTCGTGGCACCTTTATACACATGGAGATCACCACTGTTGACCTCGACGCGCCCCCGCAGCTGTGGGCGCGGTGGGTCGCGCAGGCGGCCGCGCTCGCGACGATCGGATACCGGGACGTGTACTGGATCGACGCTGCCGGCGCGCATCACGACGATCACGGTGGCAACTGGTCCCGCCTCGTCCTGATCGACGGCGACCGGGCGGTGCTCTTCGGCTACGACCACGAGTACAGCCGGACCGTCGACCACAGCCCGCCGATCGACGTGCTGGCCGACGCGCCGGAGTGGCTGCCCTGGCCGGATCTGACCACGGCCGCGAACGTCAACCAGCTCGGGTACGCCTACTGGTACGACAAGGCCTGGCACCGTGTCGCCTACCCGCACGACCTGGGCGACGACGGCCTGCTGGCCACGGTCCGCGAGGTGATCGACGACGAGCAGGCGCTGCTGGCGCTGCGCGAGATCGTCTTCGAGTGGGGCCGGCACGGTCCCGCCGACTCGGCGCGGGAGCGCGCGTCCGTGGACGCGGCCGCGGACCGGCTGCTGGCCGCCGCATACGCGCGCACCGTGGACGAGACCGTGCTGTGGAACCTGCTCGGCCGGATCAGCGCCGTGCGGCCGGACCCGCGCGCCGGGGTCGCCGCGGCCGCACGGGGCGGCGGCGTCCCGGGCAGCACCGCGCCGTTCGCGCCGGCGGTGGCCGCGCGGCCGGTTCGCCGCCGGGTCCGCGCGCTCAGCGACGAACAGCACCAGCAGCTGGTCTGGACCGCGATGCGGCAGGCCCAGGAGCTGGACCGGCCGGACGAGACCACCTACCCGGCGCCGCCGGAGCTGACCGCGCTGGTCACCTGGGCGCGCGACCGGGCGCCGCGCGGGGACGGGCGCTGCTCGGTGCTGTTCCAGCTGGAGATCGACGGTTCCAGCGAGCAGCCCGGCGAGTTCCCGCCCGCGACCCGCGAGGGCGAGAACTCGTGGACGGCGTACCGGGAGGCGAACGACCTGGCCCGCGCACTGTGGACGGCCGAGGACTCCGGCGGCCGCGGGCGGTGGCTGTTCGTGCGGGTGGAGACGAGCGCGACCGAGTTCCGCGTCGAACGGCGCTGGGACTCCTGGCCGGAGTGGTGGGAGTACGACGGCATCACCGGACCGTGGCTGGACCAGCTGAACGCGGAGATGACGCACCGGTCGCCGCACTGGCGCCCGGACTGGGCCGTGCTGCTCGACACCGAGGTCGCCTGGAGCGGCCCGCCGGACCGCTACGCCCACCTGCTCAACTGACCGCTCAGCGCACCGGAACCACCAGGGGTCCGTGCTCCCCGGGCAGGACACGGACCCGGGCCCGGTAATGCGTGGCCAGCAGCGGCTCGGTCAGCACCTCGGCCGGGGTGCCCACCGCCGCCACCCGGCCGGCCGCGAGCAGCACCATCCGGTCCGCGTACTCGCCCGCGATCGACAGGTCGTGCATGGTGGCGACCACGGTCAGCCCGCGGTCCCGGCGCAGCCGGTCGACCAGGTCCAGGACGTCCTGCTGGTGGCCGATGTCGAGCGCGCTGGTCGGCTCGTCGAGCAGCAGCAGCGGTGCGCGCTGGGCGAGCGCGCGGGCCAGGAACGCACGCTGCCGCTCGCCGCCGGAGAGCGTGGTCAACGACCGGTCCGCGAATTCGGTCAGGTCCAGGCTGTGGATCTCCTCGTCGGCCACGGCCAGGTCGGCGGCCGACTCCCGGCCGAGCGCCGGCACGTACGGGGTGCGGCCGAGCAGCACGTACTCCCGGACGGTCATGCCGGGCGGGACCGCCGGGCTCTGCGCGACCGTGGCGACCTGCCGGGCCCGCTCCCGCCGCCGCAACGCGGTGACCTCGGCACCGGCCAGCGAGATCGCGCCGGTGAACGGCACCAGGCCGGTCAGCGCGCGCAGCAGCGTCGACTTGCCCGCGCCGTTCGGCCCGATGATCGTCACCCACTCGCCGGGCGCCACGTCGAGGTCGACGCCGTCCAGCACGGTCGCGCCGCCGAGCGCCACCCGCAGGCCCCGCACCGTGATCACAGTGCCACCCGCCGGTGGGTGCGCAGCACCAGCACGAAGAACGGCGCCCCGAACAACGCGGTGATCACACCGATCGGCACCTCGGCCGGTGCCACCGCGGTGCGCGCGATCAGGTCGGCCAGCATCAGGAACGCGGCGCCGAACAGCATCGACAGCGGCAGGATCGCCCGGTACGACGCACCGGCCAGCAGCCGGACCGTGTGCGGCACGATCACGCCGACGAAGCCGATCAGCCCGGAGACCGAGACCGCCGCGGCGGTGCCCAGCGACGCGGCCGCGACCAGGATCAGCCGGGAGCGCCGTGGGTGCAGGCCCAGCCCGGCCGCCTCCTCGTCACCGACCGTGAGCACGTCCAGCTCGCGCCGGTGCAGCAGCACCACGACCGAGGTGACCAGCACGTACGGCAGCAGCATGCGCACGTCCGACCAGCCGCCGGTGGCGAGCCGGCCGAGCAGCCAGGAGTAGATCTCCCGCAGGTCGTCCGCGTGCCGCTGCATCAGCCAGGTCTGCCCGGCCTCCAGGAACGCGGCCACCGCGACGCCCGCGAGGATCAGCGCGGCCGGCGATCGCTCCCGGCCACCGGCCGCGCCGAGCAGATAGGTCAGCCCGATCGCGGCCAGCGCGCCGGTGAACGCGGCGGCCGGGAGCAGCGCGCGCGGGCCGTCCAGCGCGATCACCGCGGTGGCGGCCAGCCCGGCACCGGCCGCCACGCCCAGCAGGTACGGGTCGGCCAGCGGGTTGCGGAACACGCCCTGGTAGGCGGCGCCGGCCAGGGCCAGCATCGCGCCGACCAGCAGGCCCAGCACCACGCGCGGCAAGCGCAAGCGCAGCAGCACCGCGACCTCGCGCTCGTCCAGGCCGCTCTCGAGCCGTATCCCTGGAATGAGGTTGAGCATCTCCGCCGCGACCGCGACGGGCGGCAGCGGGACCGGACCGAACGCGAGACCCGCCACCCCGGCCAGGACCACGGCGAGCGGGCCGGTCAGCCACCACAGCGGCCGCAGCCGAGTCACGCCGGGACCTTGGCCACCGCGTCCGTGACCGCGCGGACCAGGTCGACGACGCGCGGGCCCCAGCGGGACGCGACGTCGTCGTCGAGCGCCACGATCTGCTTCGTCCGCACCGCGGTCATCGTGTCCCAGCCGGGCCGGGCCGCGACGGTCGCGGCGCTCTGCGCGCAGCAGGTGACGTCGGCCAGGAAGATCAGGTCTGGGTTCGCCTTCACCAGGAACTCCTGGTTGAGCTGTGGGTATCCGCCGGCGGCCGCGTTCGCGTCGGCCGGGTCGGCCACGTTGGTCAGCCCGGCTCGGCCGAGCAGCGCGCCGACGAACGTGGTGGAGGTCGCCGAGTACAGCTCCGGGCCGAGCTCGTAGTAGTAGGTCAGCGGCTCGGCGCGCTGCGGCAGGTCCGCGACCAGCTTGTCGATCTCCGTGCCGACCTGGGTGACCAGCGCGTCCGCCGGGTGCCCGGTCAGCGTGCCCAGCTCGCGCCACTGGCGGAACGCGTCGTCCAGCGAGGTCGCGGCCGGGGCGAGGTAGACCGGGATCCTCAGCGTGGTGAGCGCCTTGACGATGCCGTTGATGTCGTTCGCGATGACCACCAGGTCCGGTGACTGCGCGGAGATCGCCTCCGCGTTCGGCTGGAAGCCGGACAGGTCCGTCACCGGCACACCGGACGGGTAGTCGGACTGGTCGTCGACCGCGACCACCTGCGGCCCGGCGCCGATCGCGAACAGCACCTCGGTGGCGGTCGGCGACAGCGAGACGATCCGGTCCGGCCGCTCGCCGAGCGTGACGCCACCGACCGTGACCGGGAAGGCGCCGCTCGGTGCCGATGCGGCCGGCGGTGTCGGCTCGTCCGGGCTCGCACATCCGCTCGCCAGGGTTACAACGGCAAAAATCGCTGCGAGGGTACGACGTCCGCGCGCCACGGCCACCTCCGGTTCGACGGCGAACCGGCACGCGTCGTCGCGACGCGCCCCGGTCCGCGGGGGCGATGATCGCAACCGTGCACCGCAGGCGACCTGGCTTTCACAGTTGCGGGACAGCGCCGGATTCACACCGGACTTCGCTGCGGGAACGGTTCCTACCCCAGACGCTAGTGCAGGCCCCGGCCGATCGACCGGGGCCTGCGTCAACTGTGACCGGGAACTAGCAGTACGTGGCCTGCTTGCCGATGATCCGGTACGGGCAGTCGGAGTACTCCGCGAGCAGCAGCACCGCGGTCCGGTTGACCGAGGTCTGTGCCGGGATCACCTCGTCGGGCGGGTAGAAGCCGCCGCCGCTGCCGCTGGACCCCGGGTACATCTCGAACGTGTAGGCGAAGATCTTGTGCGTCGCCCACATCCAGTCGAGGCTGTCCCCGTCCGTGATGTAGAGGTCGCTGGACTGCTCCGGCGTGTACCCGTTCAGGTTCGCCATCTGCGTGCCGAGCGTCGCGAACGTGTTGTACTGGTCCGCGTTCATGCCGGCCGCCGTGTTCGCCGTGGTGTAGCCGTACGGCCAGAGCACCAGCTTCGAGTACGTGTGCCAGTCGATGTTCGTCTTGATCTGCTGGACGCCGCCGACCACCCTGCTGTTGACGAAGTCGCGCAGCGCCCGGGTCTCCGGCGCGGAGAACGCGGACGGCCCGCGGTAGGTCGCCGACGACGTGGAGCCGGACGAGCCGCCGCAGCAGCCCCAGTTGTAGCCCCAGTTGCGGTTCAGGTCGGTGCCCACGTTGGACGAGCCGCTGTTCGGCTGACGGTTCTTGCGCCAGGAACGGTACGACCCGGTGGCGATGTCGTACTCGCTGCCATCCGGGTTGACGGTCGGCACGATCCAGATTTCGCGCGAGTTGACGATGTTCGTGATCCGGGAGTCCGTGCCGTAATTGTCGGTGAACAGGTTGAGCAGGTAGATCGCCATCTCGACGGTCAGGTGCTCGCGCGCGTGCTGCTGGTGGTTGAACAGGATCTCCGGCTCGTTCTCGTCCGTCGCCACGTTGTCCGAGATCTTGATGACCGGCAGGTCGCGGCCCTCGTACGACCGGCCGATGCTGCTCTTCCGGGCGATCGCCGGGTGGTCCGAGACCACCTGGTTGATCACCGCGGTCATCTCCGCGTAGTTGTGGTAGTTCGAGTCGGCCGACGGGAAGTCCAGCGTGCCGAAGTCGCTCGCGGACGGCGCGGCCACGGCCTGCACCTGGAAGCCGAGCGCGCGGATCGACTTCAGCTCGCCCGCGGTGGCCGAGACGGTCACGACACCGTGCTCCTGCACCGCGTCGATGGCCGCGCCGGTGCGGGCGATCGCGTTGCGCGCGTCGGCCGTGCGCACGCCGGAGACGGTGTACTGGGTGATCTGGCCGGTGTCGTGCGGTTCCGCCGGGCGCGCGGTCGCGGGTCCGGTCGAGGTGACCAGCAACGCCAGGGCGGCGGCGGCCGCCACGGCGAGGCGGATGCGGGAGGTGGACACGATTGAGCCTCCTGGGGGTGGGGAGGTGCGTCGGCACACTCCACCACCCGCGGCGTGATCAGCTCAATATGCTTCGATATCCCAAAGCGATCATCCCGCCGGTGACATGGTCAGCTCTTCGCGACCGGTTCTTCCTCTTCACCGGCGAGCGCGGCCCGGAGGCGGGCACGCTCGGCCTTCCGCTTGTCCGCACGTGCGGCCAGCGCGTTCGCCATCTCGTCCCGCCACTGGCCGAGCAGGAAGAACGAGGCGATCGCGGAGAGCAGCACCGCCGCGATCAACTTGAGGAAGATGTCCAGGTCGACGAACCACAGTGCCGCCAGGAACGCCAGGAAGAGACCGATCCGGCCGGCCGTGTACTTGATCGCGGCCACAGCGCCTCACCTCTCCAGCCGGGAAACCACAACCATCAGAGGGTACGACAGATCAGGCCCACACCCGCTGCGGTACGGCCCGGCGGTCGGCGAGCGGGACCGGGGCGTCGTGCTCGCGGACCACGCCGAAGGACGCGTCCCGCTCGACCGGCCGCAGCCCGGCGTCCCAGATCAGCTCCAGCAGCTCCTCGCCCGCGTCCAGTTCGACCGCGCGCTTGTCCGCGTTGCGCCACCGCTGCTCCGGGGCGTTCTCGTCGTCCTTCGCGCCGGACGGGATGCCGGCCAGGTCGTCCGCGCCGTAGTTGAGCAGCAGCTGGACCAGTGCCGGGCCGTGCGAGGCGTAGTCGGCGGTGAGGTGCACGGCCGGGTCGAGCAGCAGGCGGACCACCGCGAACGTGCGCAGCGCCTCGGCCGGCGCACCGTCCTCTTTGACGAGCGTGACGGACGACGGTCGGAGATCTTCACGGAGATTTAGCACCGCGTCCACCAGGTGCGCGGCGGGGTCCTCCGCCCGGCCGTACCGGATCTCGTGGGCGTCGATGGAACGATCGGCCGCGAACGTCACCCGGTCGGCGTACGACTCGGCCCGGCGGTGGTGGGCCAACCTGCCCAGCCAGGCGAGTTCATCCGTGCCGAAGAGGGCAATTCCGTCATCTCGGGTGAGCCGTTCCCCGGCGTGGACCTTCTGCTCCAGCGTGCGCTTCAACCCGGAATCCATGCTCAGAGCGTACGTGGCCGGAATCTGAACGACCGCCCGGCTGCAACCGATCTCACGTCGTGGCCCCGCGGCGTTGTTTCCGATTTATCCGTTCAAATCGCTCGAATCTCAGGGAGTTCACAGCGTCGGATAGTCATTGACCGATCGACACCTCGTGGGAGTGTGAGGTAGACCCTTAGGGGGAACGGGTCGAGCCGGTGCCGTCCATAATGATCGTCCGGCGAGCACGTGGGGATTGGTATGGGTCAGTACACGCATGTGGGACGTCACCGCGCGGCACCGTCTCCGTTGGTGCGCCCGGTGATCTTCACCGCCGTGGTGAGCGCCACGCTGGCCGCGGTGATCAGCTCTCCGGCGTACGCGGCACCCCCCATCCCCGGCGTGCCGAACAGCGGCTCACGCCCGGCCGCGACCGGCTCGCTGACCCTGCCCCGCGCACCCGGCGTCACCACACCCGGCGGCAGCACCACCCAGCCCCCCTCGCTCACCGGCAACCCGGTGGCCACCCAGCTCGAGGCCAAGCAGACCGAGCTGAACCAGGCCGGTCAGCGCACGCTGGCGCTGGAGGAGCAGCTCACCACGGCCACCGCCGCGGTCGCCGTGGCCGAGCAGAAGGTGGTGTCCGCGAGCGCGGTGCTGGCCGCGGCCGAGACCGCGCGGGACACCGCGGCCGCCGAGACGCTCAAGGAGGAGGCGGCCCTCCCGCCCGAGGTCTTCAACTCCGACCTGTACAAGATCGGTTCGCTCTGGCGGGTGCCGCGCGAGACCGACGACACCGCGGGCAGCCTCGCCGCCGACCTGACCCGCGCCCAGGACGCCGCGATCGCCGCGGTCACCGAGCGGGACGCCGCGCTCGCCGCCGAGGCCGAGCTGCGCACCCAGCTGACCGCCGGGCAGGCCGCGCTCAAGGCGCTCGAGGCCGAGCTGCTCAAGATCCGCGAGCAGAACGAGGACCAGCTCACCGCGATAGCGGCCCAGCAGGACGCGGCCGAGGCCGCTCTCGGCGCCGACTATCTCGACAACTCCACCACCGAGGGCATGGTCGCCCACCCGAAGGCGCTGAAGGCGCTCGAGTTCGCGATGGCCCAGCGCGGCAAGTGGTACGAGTGGGCGGCCGAGGGCCCGGACACGTACGACTGCTCCGGCCTGATGTGGGACGCGTACCGCAGCGTCGGCTACCAGCTCCCCCGCGTCGCCAACGACCAGTACTACGCGACCCGCGGCAAGACCGTGTCGAAGTCCGCGCTGCTGCCCGGCGACCTGATCTTCTTCAGCACCAGCAACCGGTGGAGCGACGTCTACCACGTCGGCATGTACGTCGGCGAGGGCAAGATGGTCAACGCGCCGACCATCGGCGAAGTGGTCAAGGTGCAGTCGATCCAGTGGTCGCGGTTCTTCGCCGCGACCCGGGTCTTCGGCGCGGTGGAGGGCCCGGCCAAGGCCGGCGGTACGCCGAAGCCCGCACCCACGCCGAAGCCGCAGCCGTCCCCGACGCCGCCGAAGACGGTTTCACCGACGCCCACGCCGACGAACAGCGGTTCACCGTCGCCGTCGCCGACCGGCTCCGGATCGCCCTCTCCGTCGCCGACCGGATCGCCCACGCCCTCGCCGACCACGCCCAGCCCGAGCCCGACCACGCCGCCGACGCCGCCGGACCCGCCGTCCCCGACGCCGACCGCGGCGTCGTCCGGCGCGCCCGCCAACCCGCCGTCCGGCAGCACATCTGCCAGCGCATCCTCCGCCAGCAGCGCCTCCGGAAGTGCCTCCGCGGGGGCTTCCGCGTCCGCCAACGGCTGACCCCCGGGTCGGCTTTCCCGTGACTCGCGGGTATGGCACGTTTTATGCGAGGGTGGAACGTGGGAGGCGATGTCATGAGCGAGGATCGGGTGGAGGGTGCGGACGCACCCGGGGACACCCCGGCGGTGGCACGCGCCCAGGTGGGACGCGCCTCCGTGACCGGCGGGACCGCGGGTGACCTCGGCGGTCTCGGCGTCCTGCCGTCCCGGCAGCCGGCCGAGGGCCGCACCTACCGGGCCGGTGACTACGGCACACCCGCGGATGGCCCGGCTCCCACGCTGAAACCGGCGGAGGGCTCGATCACGCCCGCGCCGGTGCTGTCCTTCACCACGCCACCGCCGGAGAACCCGGATCCCGCGGAGGCCGCCGGTGACCGGCCCGCCGGTGCGGAGCCGTCGGCCGGCGGGGCTTCCGCCTGGTCGAACTTCGCGATGCCGAAGCGGGAGACGGCCGACGCCTCACTCAACGCGGCGGTCGCCACCGCGCAGAGCGAGCCGGCACCGATCGCGGAGCCGTCACCGGCCGTCGCGTCGTCACCGGCCGCGCTTGCGCCGGAGACCGCGGCGGCGGCGCCCGTCGTGCCCGCGCCGATCTCGGCGGGTGCGGGGTCGGCCGCGTACGGCGGGCCGGCGATGAGCACGAGCACGCCGGCGGCGCCGGCGGCGCCGCCGCTGGGAGTGCAGTCGGCGGCGTGGCCGAGTTCGCTCGCGTTCGGCGGTGCCGAACCCGAGCCGGCGTCCTCCGCCCCTATCTCGTCGCCGCCAACGTCGTCGTCTCCGGTCTCGTCCGCTGCGGTCTCGTCTGCTCCGGTCTCGTCCGCTTCGGCGTCGCCGGTCTTCGGCAGCGCCTCGGTTTCGGCGCCACCGTTCGGTGGGGCGCCGGTGTCGTCCCTGGCGCCCTCCGCGTTCGGTGACGCTCCGGTCTCGGCGCCGCCGGTCTCCAGCGCGCCGCCGGCCTTCGGGTCGTCCTCGGATCCCGGCAGCGGAGCACCGGCCTCGGCGCCGCCCGTCTCGTCCGCGCCACCGGCCTTCGGCGACTCGTCGTCGGCGTTCGGAGTGCCCGTCTCGGCGCCGCCGGTCTCCAGCGCGCCGCCCGCGTCCGTGACGCCGGTCTCCAGTGGCGCGTCCGTGTCCGCGCCGCCGGTGACGAGTGGGCCGCCCGCGTTCCGGGCCGCGTCGCCCACGTCCTACGGCCGGCCGGCCGCCACGCCCGCGGCGGTGCAGCCGGACTACACGCTGCCGGACTCCACGCCCGCGGCGGTGCAGCCGGACTACTCGCTGCCCGCGCAGCGCTCCGGTGCCACCGCTCCGGCCGAGCCGACCCGGGCGCGTGCGTCCGTGCCCGGGCTTAACCGGATCACGCCGGGTGCCGGCGGTGTCGTGGGCTCGGCGAGCTCGGGCACCGGTTATCCGCGCGTCTACCGGGCCGGTGCGCCGGGTGCGACCGAGCCGGATCCGATCGAGCCGCCGGAGCCGGCCGAGCCGCCCGCACCGCCGGAGCCGCCGCAGCCGGCCGAGCCGCCCGCGCCGGGTCCCGGTCCGGCGCCCACGCCGTTCCCGGACCCGAACCGTCCCGGTCCGGCGCCCGGACCACAGCCGGGTCCGCCCGTACCGACGCCGCCCGCTCCTCCGGCGCCGCCGCCCGGCCCGCCGTTCCCGTCGCCGTCCCCGGTGCCGCCGTTCCCGCCTCCCCCCGCGGGCGGGACCACCTGGTCGTCCGCGTCCGCCGCGGGCACGCCGGGCCGGGCCGGCGTGCCCGCGGCAGCGCTGCCGCCGTGGCCGGCCTCCGAGGTCGCTCAGCCCGGCCGTCAGTGGCCGCCGCGGGACGAGTCCCCGGTGACGCCGGTGGTGCGTGGCCTCTCGCCGGACAGCGCGGACGACCCGCACGGCGTGGCCGCGTCCGCGGAGTACCACCAGTGGGCGCGCGGTCAGCGCCGCGAATCCGGCACGGTCTACTCGCCACCGGCCCGGAGCGGGGAGCCGGTGTCCCGTGGCGTTCCGGTCAATCCGGCGATCGAGAACACAGGGTCGCTGACTGGGCACATCCTGTCGCCGCAGCGGTGGAACGACAATTCCG
This genomic interval carries:
- a CDS encoding glycoside hydrolase family 15 protein, encoding MTLPRNGYLPIEEHGVVGDLRTIALVGTDGTIDWYCPARFDAPSLFASLLDSRKGGYFSIHSRASARPKQLYLPETNILVTRFVGAEAVGEVIDFMVPETSETAAARDLLVRRARAVRGRATFELACHPAFDYGRVSHQVELVTGVGAVFTSGAGRFVLRTSVPLKIEENGVGATFTLDEGETVEIQLEWKGEVRPLIEGENEDLFVRTSDFWQRWLSQCKYRGRWRETVQRSALALKLLVYHPTGALVAAPTTSLPEELGGIRNWDYRYAWLRDAAFTIYALMRLGFLEEAAAFMDWVQKRCEEADRDRERDLMIMYAVDGSPEIPEFTLDHLEGYRGSAPVRIGNNAVNQRQIDVYGELMDSVYLYNREVPISYDLWIHLSKRLDWLASHWQEPDEGIWEIRGPRQRFTYSALMTWVAYDRACRVARDRGLPAPIERWRKLGNQAYRFVQNSCWDRDIGAYVMHPGSKLLDASVLVMPLVKFSGPTDPRFLSTLDRISSELASDSLVHRYAHTGHDGLAGQEGTFNLCSFWYVEALTRAGRVREARMIFEKMLTYANHVGLFAEEIGPSGEQLGNFPQAFTHLALISAAVNLDAALDR
- a CDS encoding ABC transporter substrate-binding protein — protein: MAVARGRRTLAAIFAVVTLASGCASPDEPTPPAASAPSGAFPVTVGGVTLGERPDRIVSLSPTATEVLFAIGAGPQVVAVDDQSDYPSGVPVTDLSGFQPNAEAISAQSPDLVVIANDINGIVKALTTLRIPVYLAPAATSLDDAFRQWRELGTLTGHPADALVTQVGTEIDKLVADLPQRAEPLTYYYELGPELYSATSTTFVGALLGRAGLTNVADPADANAAAGGYPQLNQEFLVKANPDLIFLADVTCCAQSAATVAARPGWDTMTAVRTKQIVALDDDVASRWGPRVVDLVRAVTDAVAKVPA
- a CDS encoding FecCD family ABC transporter permease, giving the protein MGPARRRPGPRGHGRGGQGPGVTRLRPLWWLTGPLAVVLAGVAGLAFGPVPLPPVAVAAEMLNLIPGIRLESGLDEREVAVLLRLRLPRVVLGLLVGAMLALAGAAYQGVFRNPLADPYLLGVAAGAGLAATAVIALDGPRALLPAAAFTGALAAIGLTYLLGAAGGRERSPAALILAGVAVAAFLEAGQTWLMQRHADDLREIYSWLLGRLATGGWSDVRMLLPYVLVTSVVVLLHRRELDVLTVGDEEAAGLGLHPRRSRLILVAAASLGTAAAVSVSGLIGFVGVIVPHTVRLLAGASYRAILPLSMLFGAAFLMLADLIARTAVAPAEVPIGVITALFGAPFFVLVLRTHRRVAL
- a CDS encoding DUF4229 domain-containing protein — translated: MAAIKYTAGRIGLFLAFLAALWFVDLDIFLKLIAAVLLSAIASFFLLGQWRDEMANALAARADKRKAERARLRAALAGEEEEPVAKS
- a CDS encoding ABC transporter ATP-binding protein, coding for MTVRGLRVALGGATVLDGVDLDVAPGEWVTIIGPNGAGKSTLLRALTGLVPFTGAISLAGAEVTALRRRERARQVATVAQSPAVPPGMTVREYVLLGRTPYVPALGRESAADLAVADEEIHSLDLTEFADRSLTTLSGGERQRAFLARALAQRAPLLLLDEPTSALDIGHQQDVLDLVDRLRRDRGLTVVATMHDLSIAGEYADRMVLLAAGRVAAVGTPAEVLTEPLLATHYRARVRVLPGEHGPLVVPVR
- a CDS encoding NAD(P)/FAD-dependent oxidoreductase, which codes for MYDAIVVGARTAGSPTAMLLARQGHSVLLLDKATFPSDTLSTHLMHVPAMAALKRWGLHDAVVATGAPPHTTFTMDFGPFAIVGQPPPFEGATSPYCVRRTALDEILVGAARDAGAEVRTGTGVAEVLIEDGTVTGVRTRDGAVARARIVIGADGLHSTVAKAVGAKAYADTPALTAGYYAYYTGVSRDGAEIYNLGDRTVVVFPTNDGTAVVFVACPIADFPDFRADVEGNYAAAIARVPGLAERVANGARTERIRGTADVPNFLREAYGDGWALVGDAGYHKDPCMAAGIMDAFLSAEWLAAAVHAGLTGERPMADALAEYQTVRDERFLPYLQMTVGLASMEPPPPEQAALFAKIASDPAESTRFFGALQGSTPIGEYLSPENVGRIMSA
- a CDS encoding C40 family peptidase — encoded protein: MIFTAVVSATLAAVISSPAYAAPPIPGVPNSGSRPAATGSLTLPRAPGVTTPGGSTTQPPSLTGNPVATQLEAKQTELNQAGQRTLALEEQLTTATAAVAVAEQKVVSASAVLAAAETARDTAAAETLKEEAALPPEVFNSDLYKIGSLWRVPRETDDTAGSLAADLTRAQDAAIAAVTERDAALAAEAELRTQLTAGQAALKALEAELLKIREQNEDQLTAIAAQQDAAEAALGADYLDNSTTEGMVAHPKALKALEFAMAQRGKWYEWAAEGPDTYDCSGLMWDAYRSVGYQLPRVANDQYYATRGKTVSKSALLPGDLIFFSTSNRWSDVYHVGMYVGEGKMVNAPTIGEVVKVQSIQWSRFFAATRVFGAVEGPAKAGGTPKPAPTPKPQPSPTPPKTVSPTPTPTNSGSPSPSPTGSGSPSPSPTGSPTPSPTTPSPSPTTPPTPPDPPSPTPTAASSGAPANPPSGSTSASASSASSASGSASAGASASANG